Genomic window (Armatimonadota bacterium):
GAAGACGGTCGGAAGTTTGCCCGCTGGTCTCCGAAGGACGGCACGGTCGGAGTCGATCGATACCACCGTCCAGTCGCTGTTCGGGATCTTCATGCCAGGCCGGATGTCGAACACCTCGTTGCCGGTATCGAGCAGCGCGACGACACCGTTCCCGATGATCACGCCCGTCAGGCGCCATGCCGGCAACGGTTCGACCACCGGCGCGACGTCGTCTTTGGCCTCGGGCTCAGTGAACATAGTCGCAAAGCCGCCGCCGTCGTTCAAGAGCCGGAACGACGTTTGGGCCCGTTCGAACGTGGCTTCTGACGGAAGGAGCGCAAAGGCGTCCCGCCGTGTCCGGAAGAACTTTGTCTGTGCGAGCTGCAAGGCGTCGTTCCCAGGCGTCGCGACGACGGCCGCGCCGATGCCGGCCGCAGCGGCCGGTTGATGGGCCGGCGGGTTGTACGGCGGTACGGTCGTCAGCTCCTGCGTCTTGTCGCCGACGTCGCATCCCGTCAGGACGACGGCCAGCGCTCCCAGCACGATCCAGCTCTTCGACATGGTGTTCCTGTTCCTAATGATCGGTAGACCGACTGTTTTCATCGCCTTATCTGCCTCCCGGCTTAGGGCCGGTCGGGCTCGGAGCGTTGCCGCCCGGAGCTTGACCGCCGCCCGCACCCGTCGATTCCGGCACGGTCGGCGCGACTTCCGTGCCCCGGATGTAGGCCACGAGGGTCAGATTGTACGTCCCCGTCATGGTCGGGGTCGTCCCTGATAACTGAAGACCGTCCGCGACGGCCAGATAGTTCGGCATGCTCGACCAGGCCCGGACGTGGGACATGATCTGCGCGTAGCTCCCGGTCACCGTGACCGCACCCAAGTTGAAGACCAACACGGGGAACCGGATCGCAGGATAGTTGTAATACTCGACGATCTGGGCCGCGTTGCCAGGAGGCGACGGGATCCGCGGACCGTTCACGACCCTGACCCCGCCGCGCCGCAATTGGGCGTTGACGGCGTTCTGGACGCTGTTCCGGAACTTGACGGAATCGTTGGTCAACTGCCAGCGGTTGACCGCCAGGTTGATTCCGCCCGAGCCCACGTTGTTCGGCGGCGTCTTGACCGCGACGATCTTCTGCCACTCGAGCTCCATCTTCTGGACGTCTTGCTCGGCTTTCTTGACCTTGTCGTTGGCCTGCTTCTGCTTGCCGGCTTGCTCGATGTAGCGGTTGGCCAGTTCGTTCTGGTACTTGGCTTCCTCGACGTTCGGCAGGAAGTTCGTCAGGGTGACCATCGCCGCGATCACGGCAAGGCTCAACCCGATGACGAAGATAGAAATTGGACTTAATTTCATGACCGTTCTGCCTCCTTAGTCGGCGTTGTCCCCTCCGACGCCGCGACGGTTGTTCGGTCCGGCCGGACCGGGCGCCGGCCCGCTCGGTGTCGGCGTCGTGTTCCCAGGGCCGCCGCCGCCGCCAGGAGCGGGCGAGTTGGACGCGCCGCCTTGGGCCCTCAACGTCGCCTCAGGGTCCGGGGTCTGGATGTCCCGGTTGATCGTGACGACCAGGGTGATGACCGACCAGTCCGGCATCGCGCCCTTCCGGGTCGCGTCCGGAACGCCGAACCCTTCGGCCCCGACGAATCCGCGCGGAGCCGATTCGGCCCTCGCGATCATCTCTTCGAGCCTGGCCATCGGGTCGCTCGGTAAATTCGATTCGCCCGGCCTCACGGGGAGGCCGCGTTGGTCGCCGTCGTTCAGCGCCGGGACGACCGGCCGGACGTCGGCGAAACCGGCCCGGGTCACGTTCGTCGCTCCCGGGATCCTCAACATCGCGAGCATGATGTCCGCGTATTGCTGGTACGTCTGGATGACGCCCGTCAACGAGACCGTGCACAGCCCCGGCCCCAGCGACGTCGCGGTGACGTCCGTCACACGGAAGAACGTCGGGACATAGGACAGGACGTCGCGGTACAGGTCGGGATAGACCGTATTGTGCTTGAGCATGGCGTTCGCCAGCTTCAAGTTCCGGTCGATGACCACGGAACCGGCCATGATGTCGTCGGCCTTCTTGGCCGTGGCGACCGCCGTGTCGTAATTGGTCTTGTACTTGGCGGCCCGGTCCTTCGCGGCCGTCAGTTCCTGGTTCGACCAGAACATCGCATAGGCGCCGACGGCGATGGCGCCGACCACCATCAGGCCGGACGCGACCCAGGCGACTTTGGACTGTCCTTCCTTTGAGACGTGCGTTGGCAGCAGGTTGAGCTTCATCTTTCGTCCTTAAAAGCAGATGTGCAGGCCGTTGCCCAGCGCCACTGCGAACTCCTGACGGTCCTCGTCACGGAAACTGTCGGTCTTTTTCGCCGAAACCGTCAGGCCCCGGAGCGGGTCCATGAGTTCGGCAGGAAGTCCGATCGCGGATTCGAGAAAGGCGACTAGCCCCTTCATTTTCGCCCCGCCGCCGCAGACCAGCAGCATGTCCACCTCACCGCCTTTGCTGCGGAAATAGTCCACGGAGCGCCGCACCTCGGCCACGAACTCGTCCATGACCGCGGCCATCGCTTGATAACCCCGGTCGGGAGCGACGTCCTGGGCCACCGGGACCGGGGCGGCAGGAACGGCCTCTTCGGCCGCGGGCTCTGCCGGCGGGGCGCCCAACGACTCGTCGGGCTCGGCGAACGGGTTGTAAGGGGTGAACGTCTGGGTCGCGGCCGTATCGAACGGGTTGTACGACCCGGACTGGGCTCCGGGCCCGGTCGGGACGACCACTTCGGACTTAATGTGTTCGGCCTCGTCGAAGGACACACCAAGACCGTCGGCGATCGCCTTGGTCATCATTTCTCCGCCGATCGGGACTTGGCGAGGCATCAAGAGCTTGCCGTCCCGGTAGACGTTGATGGCCGTCGTCTTGTGGCCGATGTCGACCACGCAGACGGACTTGCCCGCAAGCTCGGAACTGTAGGCCGTAGCGACCGTCCGGGCCATGCCGAGCGGCTCGACGTCGATCGCGGCCGGTTTACGGCCAGACTTCTTCACGAGCGAGATCAGCGAGTCCACCGCGGACTGCGGCGCGATCGCCATCACGACGTCCATGTTCTGTGGGTTGTTCGGGGCCGGCGGGAACGCTTTGTAGTCGCTCACGACCGTGCTCTCGGCGAACGGGATGTTCCGGGTGATCTCCCAGTCCATGTGCTGTTTGAGCTCCGCGTCGCTCATCGCAGGGACCTCGAGCGTCCGGACAAGGACCGCGCCTTGGCCCGCGACCGAGATCACGACGTCGCCGACGCTGGCCCCTGCCGAACCGCAGAGTTGCTTCAGGACGTTCGAGACGCTGTCGTAGTCGTGGATGCCGATATGGTCGACGGCACCGTCCGGAGTTTGGGCCAGTCCAAGAGCGGTCACGGTCGGGCGTCCGCCCTGCAACTTGACCTCGGCGATCTTGATGGTCTGACTTCCTATGTCCACACCGAGGACACTGCTCAATTTCTTGGCCATGAACGATCTTTCCCTAGCTCAGCAGGCGGCATCATCATAGCACCCGGAGCGACTGGCTGTCAACGAGGCCGGCCTGCACGGCGGACCGCGTTCGTACCGAAGCAGACGCGCTCAAGAGGCTGAAAAGTTTCGTCCCGAGGGCCCGGAAGTCGAAAATTCGTCCTTCCGGGCCCTGGACGCCCTTACTGGTTCGGCCGTTTCGGCGAGAACCGGGGCGCGACCGTCTGGAAATAGACGTCCGGTTGCCCCGTCCGAGAACTCGACCAGAAGAACCAAAGGAGGCCGGGTTTGCGCCCTGCCACAGGGTCGATGTTGTTGAACGGCGAGTTCAACGGGTCCAGTGCGATCGAGAGGCCCGACTCGTTGCCCACCTGTTCGATCGGAACTGCTTGTTCGAGCAGTTCAGGGATCTGCCGGACGGTCCACGCCTCGGTGAGCCGGCCGATAAAGCGGCCGCTTTCGTCCACCGCATCGTACGTCACCGTCACCCGTCGGTCCTCGTTCCCGGTCAGGAAGAAGACGCGGCCTGTCGCCGGGTCGAACTGGGCATAGTGCTCGACGGCCACGCCGCCGCCCCAGTTGTCGACGCGGAAGTAGGTCGCGGCCCCGTTCTGGTCCGTCTGGATCGCATTGGCCAGGACGATTCCCGGCCGGAGCGTCTGATAGAACGGCCGGGCCGCGGCCGTACCGTCGCCCGAAGTCCGAGTGTAGGCGACGACCGTGCGGTCCCACCTGAGCGGCGAGTCCGGCTGAGCGGCGTTGACTTCGCCGACCCAGTTCTGCAGGTCGCCCAAGAGGTTGCGCTGCGGGTTGCCCGGCACGACCCGGACGCCGATGAAGCGGTCGTCATAGGTCGTGGCGACCGAGCGGTAATTGGCGCCCGTCCCCGTGCTGACGCGGACGATCGACGGCCGGTACTTGATGTACAGCCTGGTCCCGCGGGGCAGGATCACGCCCGTCATGCGGACCGCGCCGGTCGACGATTCGAGAAGGACGCTGCCGCCGAAGCGGGAGTTGAACTTCAAGATGCCGG
Coding sequences:
- the pilM gene encoding type IV pilus assembly protein PilM, with product MAKKLSSVLGVDIGSQTIKIAEVKLQGGRPTVTALGLAQTPDGAVDHIGIHDYDSVSNVLKQLCGSAGASVGDVVISVAGQGAVLVRTLEVPAMSDAELKQHMDWEITRNIPFAESTVVSDYKAFPPAPNNPQNMDVVMAIAPQSAVDSLISLVKKSGRKPAAIDVEPLGMARTVATAYSSELAGKSVCVVDIGHKTTAINVYRDGKLLMPRQVPIGGEMMTKAIADGLGVSFDEAEHIKSEVVVPTGPGAQSGSYNPFDTAATQTFTPYNPFAEPDESLGAPPAEPAAEEAVPAAPVPVAQDVAPDRGYQAMAAVMDEFVAEVRRSVDYFRSKGGEVDMLLVCGGGAKMKGLVAFLESAIGLPAELMDPLRGLTVSAKKTDSFRDEDRQEFAVALGNGLHICF